In Mastigocladopsis repens PCC 10914, a single window of DNA contains:
- a CDS encoding type II toxin-antitoxin system HicB family antitoxin — MKRTFTASVWQEGNWFVAQCLEVDVASQGETEAEALNNLAEALSLHFEPPVATITPQIKTLEVEVGAA, encoded by the coding sequence ATGAAACGAACTTTTACTGCAAGTGTATGGCAGGAGGGTAATTGGTTTGTAGCACAATGCCTAGAAGTTGATGTTGCAAGTCAGGGGGAGACTGAAGCCGAGGCATTGAATAATCTAGCTGAAGCGTTGTCACTACATTTTGAGCCACCAGTAGCTACGATAACTCCCCAAATTAAGACACTTGAGGTAGAAGTCGGTGCCGCTTAA
- a CDS encoding clan AA aspartic protease — protein sequence MIYGKVTDGRAIVPVVFRLPSQPNFSLDFVIDTGFNDHLTLPPQAVSAMNLPMYSSTSARLADGREALLSIHLATIVWDNIEKLVPVLASGYKPLLGTSLMAGYHLAIDFQENGLVSLEKL from the coding sequence ATGATTTATGGAAAAGTGACTGATGGTAGAGCAATAGTTCCAGTGGTTTTCCGTTTACCTTCACAGCCAAATTTTTCTTTGGATTTTGTAATTGATACTGGATTTAATGACCATCTTACTTTACCACCACAGGCAGTCAGTGCTATGAATCTTCCTATGTATTCTAGTACATCTGCAAGGTTAGCCGACGGTCGCGAAGCTTTATTGTCTATACATTTGGCAACAATTGTATGGGACAATATAGAAAAGTTAGTTCCAGTTTTAGCTTCTGGTTATAAACCTTTGCTAGGAACTAGTCTGATGGCAGGATATCATCTAGCAATAGATTTTCAAGAGAATGGTTTGGTTTCGTTAGAAAAACTTTAA
- a CDS encoding response regulator, producing the protein MSQDNTFRLNLPANVSVLRILIVEDDPMMQLGLEQSLMAYPQMEIVGQAEDGYLGVQAALKLKPDLVVMDIGLPRLDGIAATQQIKAALPETHVVMLTSHQTDTEIIAALSSGADAYCIKGASVERLLSAIAAAVEGATYLDPQIARRVIDNLKPPSPSGNAANLSQRELEVLRLMVDGLSNPEIAEKLYLSPNTIKTHVRGIMNKLSVDDRVQAAVVALRSGLV; encoded by the coding sequence ATGTCTCAGGATAATACCTTTCGCTTAAATCTACCAGCCAATGTTTCTGTGCTGCGGATTTTAATTGTAGAAGATGATCCGATGATGCAACTGGGATTAGAACAGTCATTAATGGCTTATCCCCAGATGGAGATTGTGGGACAAGCGGAAGATGGTTATTTGGGTGTGCAAGCAGCACTCAAACTGAAACCGGATCTTGTGGTGATGGATATTGGTTTACCCCGGTTGGATGGGATAGCTGCGACACAGCAAATTAAAGCAGCACTACCAGAAACTCATGTCGTGATGCTGACATCCCACCAAACAGACACAGAAATTATTGCAGCGCTTTCCAGTGGTGCCGATGCTTATTGTATCAAAGGAGCTAGTGTAGAGCGACTTTTGAGTGCGATCGCGGCTGCTGTTGAAGGTGCAACCTATCTTGATCCCCAAATTGCTCGACGAGTCATTGATAATCTCAAACCACCTTCCCCTAGTGGAAACGCAGCAAATCTATCTCAGCGCGAGTTAGAAGTGTTGAGACTGATGGTAGACGGTTTGAGTAACCCGGAGATTGCGGAAAAACTTTATTTAAGTCCTAACACGATCAAAACTCATGTTCGTGGGATTATGAACAAATTATCTGTAGACGATCGCGTGCAAGCAGCAGTTGTTGCACTGCGTTCTGGGTTGGTGTGA
- the era gene encoding GTPase Era: MTVEPQVNSSQHDIISISGEVMIPQAPPGFKSGFIGIIGRPNVGKSTLMNQLVGQKIAITSPVAQTTRNRLRGILTTPEAQLIFVDTPGIHKPHHQLGEVLVQNAKIAIESVDVVLFVVDGSVSCGTGDRYIADLLSRSTTPVILGLNKIDEQLQDSQTIDDSYTQLAKSHQWQTAKFSAKTGVGLPELQQLLIQQLETGPLYYPPDLVTDQPERFIMGELIREQILLLTREEVPHSVAIAIDLVEETPTITRVLSTVHVERDSQKGILIGKGGAMLKAIGSAAREQIQKLIAGKVYLELFVKVQPKWRQSRTRLAELGYRVEE, from the coding sequence ATGACGGTGGAGCCACAGGTGAATAGTAGTCAGCATGACATCATCTCTATTTCAGGAGAAGTGATGATTCCACAGGCTCCTCCTGGATTTAAGTCGGGTTTTATCGGCATTATTGGTCGCCCTAATGTCGGTAAATCTACGTTGATGAATCAATTAGTAGGACAAAAAATTGCCATTACATCACCAGTAGCACAAACGACACGCAATCGGTTACGAGGAATTTTAACCACACCAGAGGCGCAGCTGATTTTTGTAGATACCCCAGGGATTCATAAACCCCATCATCAATTGGGGGAAGTGCTGGTGCAAAATGCCAAAATAGCCATTGAATCGGTGGATGTGGTGCTGTTTGTAGTGGATGGCTCGGTTTCTTGTGGTACAGGCGATCGCTATATTGCCGATCTACTGAGTCGCAGCACAACACCAGTGATTTTGGGGTTAAACAAAATCGACGAACAACTGCAAGATTCCCAAACAATAGATGATAGTTACACCCAACTGGCAAAGTCACATCAGTGGCAAACAGCAAAATTTTCTGCCAAAACTGGTGTAGGATTACCCGAACTGCAACAATTATTAATTCAACAGTTAGAAACAGGACCGCTATACTATCCACCAGACTTAGTAACAGACCAACCGGAACGCTTTATTATGGGCGAATTGATTCGAGAACAGATTTTGCTGTTAACTCGTGAGGAAGTTCCCCATTCAGTAGCGATCGCGATTGATTTAGTAGAAGAAACACCAACTATTACCCGTGTACTCTCCACTGTACACGTTGAGCGCGATTCCCAAAAAGGAATTCTCATTGGTAAAGGTGGCGCGATGTTAAAAGCAATTGGTAGTGCAGCTCGCGAACAAATTCAAAAGTTAATTGCTGGAAAAGTTTACTTGGAACTGTTCGTCAAAGTGCAACCAAAATGGCGCCAGTCTCGGACACGTTTAGCAGAGCTTGGGTATCGCGTGGAAGAATAG
- a CDS encoding succinylglutamate desuccinylase/aspartoacylase family protein produces MLPTVSTIPLRHMASGDVLSLQVYKFIGAHPGKKVYIQSNLHGAEIVGNAVIHQLIEFLQAVNDTDLLGEIWLVPVCNPMGTNARSHIFSSGRYCVYEAKDWNRIFWDYEKDTDDLLAFANSQINFDPKVVRRNYLTAIKQKFDKLLEKIHSPSGSPYTQRFSSKLQSLSLDADYLIDLHSHTNQGLNYLYFFRNREESAKYFLLQFGIQLDTYDGDAFDEAFIKPWLALEECFKQLGREMRFDVEAWTLELGTGMQMNPDSVEKGIRGVKNYLAQKGVLRISGFPIESTSHEMSLKLKTVVKKYYAPTGGMIQSRVELGNSVKAGERLYQVLNFNKEGKLPTVIDVSAEEDGLVYDLCSNQAVNEGEFVLAIIG; encoded by the coding sequence ATGCTCCCTACTGTTTCTACCATTCCACTGCGCCATATGGCTTCTGGTGATGTCTTATCCCTTCAAGTCTACAAATTTATTGGCGCTCACCCTGGTAAAAAAGTTTATATCCAATCCAATTTGCATGGTGCTGAAATCGTTGGCAATGCTGTTATTCACCAACTTATTGAGTTTTTACAGGCAGTAAATGATACAGATTTATTGGGTGAAATTTGGTTAGTTCCTGTTTGTAACCCAATGGGAACAAATGCGCGATCGCACATTTTTTCTTCTGGACGCTACTGTGTTTACGAAGCGAAGGATTGGAACCGTATCTTTTGGGACTACGAAAAAGATACTGATGATTTATTAGCATTTGCTAACTCTCAAATAAATTTTGACCCCAAGGTGGTGAGAAGGAATTACCTCACCGCAATTAAGCAAAAATTTGACAAACTTTTAGAAAAAATTCATTCTCCCAGTGGTAGCCCTTACACTCAACGGTTTAGCTCCAAACTACAATCTCTGAGTTTGGATGCAGACTATTTAATTGACTTACACAGTCACACGAATCAAGGATTAAACTACCTTTATTTCTTCCGTAACAGAGAAGAAAGTGCAAAATATTTCTTACTTCAATTTGGAATTCAACTTGATACATACGATGGGGATGCTTTTGATGAAGCCTTTATCAAACCTTGGTTAGCCTTGGAAGAGTGTTTCAAACAGCTTGGTAGAGAAATGAGGTTTGATGTGGAAGCTTGGACACTCGAACTTGGTACGGGGATGCAAATGAATCCAGATTCCGTGGAGAAAGGTATTCGAGGTGTGAAAAACTATTTAGCACAGAAAGGAGTTTTACGAATCTCTGGCTTTCCTATAGAGTCAACATCTCATGAAATGAGTTTGAAATTAAAAACTGTTGTGAAAAAATATTATGCTCCAACAGGCGGAATGATTCAATCAAGAGTAGAATTGGGGAATTCAGTAAAAGCTGGAGAACGACTTTATCAAGTTTTGAATTTTAATAAAGAAGGTAAGTTACCTACTGTAATTGATGTCAGTGCGGAAGAAGATGGGTTAGTTTATGATCTTTGTTCCAACCAGGCGGTAAACGAAGGCGAGTTTGTACTAGCAATTATTGGTTAG
- a CDS encoding histidine phosphatase family protein, whose product MSLTLYFLRHGQTECSRNNFFCGSIDPELTPDGLEMAKAFAAAYSSTPWTAIFCSPMGRAMATAKPLCEAIGIQPELRDGLKEINYGKWEGKTPETVNQEFHDDYIRWLADPAWYAPTGGEMAIAIASRATQVIEEIKQRYSSGNVLIVAHKATIRIMLCSLLGIDVGRFRYRLGCPVGSVSIVEFGSHGPLLKALADRTHLDERLRNLPGT is encoded by the coding sequence ATGAGTCTAACTCTTTATTTCCTCCGTCACGGACAGACAGAATGCAGCCGTAATAATTTCTTTTGCGGTTCGATAGACCCAGAACTTACCCCAGATGGCTTGGAGATGGCAAAAGCTTTTGCTGCTGCATACAGTTCTACTCCCTGGACAGCAATTTTTTGCTCTCCTATGGGACGAGCGATGGCGACAGCAAAACCTTTGTGTGAAGCTATAGGAATACAACCAGAACTGCGAGATGGCTTGAAGGAAATCAACTATGGCAAATGGGAAGGCAAAACACCCGAGACGGTCAACCAGGAATTTCATGATGATTATATTCGCTGGTTGGCAGATCCGGCTTGGTATGCGCCTACAGGCGGGGAAATGGCAATTGCTATAGCATCTCGTGCTACGCAGGTGATTGAAGAAATCAAGCAGCGTTACAGCAGTGGCAATGTTTTAATTGTTGCCCACAAAGCAACGATCAGAATTATGCTGTGCAGTTTGTTGGGAATTGATGTGGGACGCTTTCGCTATCGTTTAGGATGCCCAGTTGGATCTGTCAGTATTGTAGAATTTGGCTCACATGGTCCTCTACTGAAGGCATTGGCTGACCGTACTCATTTGGACGAGCGGTTACGTAATTTACCGGGAACTTAA
- a CDS encoding carotenoid oxygenase family protein, whose amino-acid sequence MATTEVNSFLDSNFAPVHEEITANTLQVIGELPPDLSGMFVRNGPNPQWTPIGKYHWFDGDGMLHGVRISNGKATYRNRYVRTKAWKIENEAGKALWTGLVEPPQKDKPQKPSKNPANTALVWHAGQLLALWEGGAPHAIRVPELKTIGEYTYNGKLVSAVTAHPKVDSVTGEMMFFGYGFTRPYLQYSVVSPEGELLQTEPIDIPTAVMMHDFAITEDYTIFMDLPLTFSKERMKGGKPLMMFERDKPSRFGIVPRYGNNSNIRWFESPACYIFHTLNAYEEGDEVVLVACRMNSTTVLSVPQDTHTDSQADIPRLHRWRFNLKTGKVSEEMLDDVASEFPRVNENLLGQKTRYGYTGRMAKSSLPLFDGLIKYDLSSGKSETHEFGQGCYGGEAVFVPRPSATAEDDGWLVTFVYDTGEETSELVVVNAQDITGEPVARVLIPQRVPYGFHGAWVSEEQLKASV is encoded by the coding sequence ATGGCAACAACAGAAGTCAATTCTTTTCTCGATAGTAACTTTGCGCCAGTGCATGAAGAAATCACCGCTAACACCCTGCAAGTCATAGGTGAACTACCTCCCGACTTGTCAGGAATGTTCGTGCGGAATGGTCCTAATCCTCAGTGGACACCCATCGGAAAGTATCATTGGTTTGATGGCGATGGGATGTTGCATGGGGTGCGAATTAGCAACGGCAAAGCGACCTATCGCAACCGCTATGTGCGGACAAAAGCCTGGAAAATCGAGAATGAAGCGGGTAAAGCTCTTTGGACTGGGTTAGTAGAACCGCCACAAAAGGACAAGCCTCAAAAACCGAGCAAGAACCCGGCTAACACTGCTCTTGTGTGGCACGCAGGGCAACTGTTGGCACTTTGGGAAGGGGGTGCGCCTCACGCAATTAGGGTTCCTGAGTTAAAGACTATTGGTGAATATACCTACAATGGCAAACTCGTTTCGGCGGTGACTGCTCACCCTAAGGTAGACTCAGTAACCGGTGAGATGATGTTCTTCGGTTACGGTTTCACACGACCGTACCTGCAATACAGCGTGGTTTCACCAGAAGGCGAACTTTTGCAGACAGAGCCTATTGACATACCAACGGCAGTCATGATGCATGATTTTGCCATCACTGAAGACTACACAATTTTCATGGATTTGCCACTGACTTTTAGCAAAGAAAGGATGAAAGGGGGCAAACCTCTGATGATGTTTGAGCGCGATAAACCCAGTCGTTTTGGTATTGTTCCCCGTTACGGTAATAACAGTAACATTCGCTGGTTTGAGAGTCCCGCTTGCTACATCTTCCATACCCTCAATGCTTATGAGGAAGGAGACGAGGTGGTGCTTGTTGCTTGTCGCATGAATTCCACTACTGTCTTGTCTGTGCCGCAAGACACACACACCGACTCTCAAGCAGATATCCCCCGCTTGCATCGCTGGCGGTTTAACCTAAAAACGGGCAAAGTGAGCGAGGAGATGCTGGATGATGTAGCCTCCGAATTTCCCCGTGTCAATGAGAATCTGTTAGGGCAAAAAACGCGATATGGATATACTGGCAGAATGGCGAAAAGTTCCCTGCCTCTGTTCGATGGTTTGATTAAGTATGACTTGAGCAGTGGCAAGTCCGAAACCCACGAATTCGGACAGGGATGTTATGGCGGTGAAGCTGTGTTTGTACCGCGTCCGAGTGCAACGGCTGAAGATGACGGCTGGCTAGTAACTTTTGTGTATGACACAGGTGAAGAGACTTCTGAACTGGTGGTTGTGAATGCTCAGGATATAACAGGTGAACCAGTGGCGCGGGTGCTCATTCCCCAACGAGTGCCTTATGGGTTCCACGGTGCTTGGGTTTCTGAGGAACAATTGAAAGCTTCTGTGTAA